A genomic segment from uncultured Alistipes sp. encodes:
- a CDS encoding site-specific integrase, protein MPRIKKPTKVKEPVRLRTKKLADGSQSLYLDIYRFGKRTYEYLKLYLIPETDNNARLQNQATMNAANAIKSKRIIQLTNGEAGIEHREKVFLLDWMKTYKENQAKRGKKDGNQIMVTIRILKDYAGERMTMDQIDKAFCQEYIDYLQTEYRPKGKRVSNFTLHTYYRILNGALNAAVRADIIKSNPFTKINNSDKIRLPESKRSYMTIEEVRALIATPMKNKAVKQAYLFSCFCGLRISDIIGLRWKDVFVDRGQYRLAVSMQKTKEPIYLPLSPEALKWMPERGDKMAEDHVFDLPSPTMINLLLKPWAKAAGIDKRFSFHTARHTFATMMLTLGADLYTTSKLLGHADVKMTQVYAKIINQKKDDAVNLVNGLFD, encoded by the coding sequence ATGCCACGAATAAAGAAGCCTACAAAAGTAAAAGAGCCTGTCCGCCTTCGGACAAAGAAGCTGGCAGATGGAAGCCAAAGTCTGTATCTTGATATATACCGTTTCGGCAAACGAACATACGAATATCTTAAGTTGTACCTCATTCCGGAAACGGACAACAATGCCCGTCTGCAGAATCAGGCGACCATGAATGCCGCCAATGCCATCAAATCGAAGCGCATAATCCAACTTACCAATGGCGAGGCCGGAATCGAACACAGGGAAAAGGTTTTTCTTTTAGACTGGATGAAGACCTACAAAGAGAATCAGGCGAAGCGTGGTAAAAAGGACGGGAACCAAATAATGGTAACTATCCGCATACTGAAGGATTATGCGGGTGAACGCATGACAATGGATCAGATTGACAAGGCATTCTGCCAAGAGTATATCGACTATCTGCAGACGGAGTATCGCCCCAAAGGAAAACGGGTGTCAAACTTTACGCTTCACACTTATTACCGTATTCTGAACGGAGCTTTGAATGCCGCCGTTCGTGCGGATATTATCAAGTCCAACCCGTTTACGAAGATCAACAACTCGGATAAGATACGCTTGCCGGAGAGCAAACGCTCGTATATGACCATTGAAGAGGTCCGGGCACTGATTGCTACTCCGATGAAGAATAAGGCCGTAAAACAGGCTTATTTGTTCTCTTGCTTCTGTGGATTGCGAATAAGCGACATTATCGGTTTGAGATGGAAAGATGTTTTTGTGGATAGAGGTCAATATCGCCTTGCTGTGTCCATGCAGAAAACCAAAGAGCCGATTTATTTGCCGCTTTCACCAGAAGCGTTAAAGTGGATGCCGGAGCGAGGAGACAAGATGGCGGAAGACCACGTCTTCGACTTACCGAGTCCAACGATGATAAACCTGCTGCTCAAACCATGGGCGAAAGCGGCCGGCATAGACAAACGTTTCTCATTTCATACCGCCCGTCACACGTTTGCGACGATGATGCTGACGCTTGGCGCTGACCTCTATACAACCTCGAAGTTGCTCGGTCATGCCGACGTGAAGATGACACAGGTATACGCCAAAATCATCAATCAGAAAAAGGACGATGCAGTCAATCTGGTGAACGGGTTGTTCGACTGA
- a CDS encoding C69 family dipeptidase has product MKNFRLMLAAFAAVAGYGAVSACTNFIVTKGASTDGSVMVTYAADSHALYGALYHTPGGRHKAGAMLPVYEWDTGRYLCDIPQLRETWSTVGNMNEHSLIIGETTYGGREELVDTTGRIDYGSLIYIALQRARTAREAIRVIVDLANTHGYASSGESFSIADPNEAWIMELIGKGYKDDGKGGNARKGIVWVARRIPDGYVSAHANQARITTFPKDDPENCLYAPDVVEFAREMGYFKGTDEEFSFADAYCPADFGTVRGCDARVWAFFRTVADGMDAYEDYAMGYNLQNRMPLWVKPRTKISPKVLFDCMRDHYEGTPMDMTTDLGAGGHNCPYRWRPMEFEVDGETYLNERATATQQTGFWFVGQARADRPADMGILWFGVDDAATSCLTPIFCSAQEVPECFREGNGSMLEYSPTSAFWLFNRTTNFAYMRYDMIAADIRKVTDQWENARLAEMETIMARTGRMSPAARRNYLTDLSVSTAQELFDRWQRLNGYLLIKYIDGNVKSEHGDVLSFLDGDGSAAHFVDNGNGRQIPDKIQFPGYNEKWKRAVAADNGEVLKVRK; this is encoded by the coding sequence ATGAAAAATTTCCGATTGATGCTCGCAGCCTTCGCCGCCGTAGCCGGTTACGGAGCGGTTTCGGCCTGCACCAACTTCATCGTCACGAAGGGCGCCTCGACCGACGGTTCGGTCATGGTGACCTACGCGGCGGACTCCCACGCCCTCTACGGAGCCCTCTACCACACCCCCGGCGGCCGACACAAGGCCGGGGCGATGCTTCCCGTCTACGAGTGGGACACGGGCCGCTACCTCTGCGACATTCCGCAGCTCCGCGAGACCTGGTCCACCGTGGGCAACATGAACGAACACTCGCTCATCATCGGCGAAACCACCTACGGCGGACGTGAGGAGCTCGTCGACACCACGGGCCGCATCGACTACGGTTCGCTGATCTACATCGCCCTGCAACGCGCCCGCACGGCCCGTGAGGCCATCCGCGTGATCGTCGACCTGGCCAACACGCACGGTTATGCGTCGAGCGGCGAGTCGTTCTCGATCGCCGACCCGAACGAGGCGTGGATCATGGAGCTCATCGGCAAGGGATACAAGGACGACGGCAAGGGCGGGAACGCCCGCAAGGGAATCGTCTGGGTGGCTCGCCGCATTCCCGACGGGTATGTCTCGGCCCACGCCAACCAGGCGCGGATCACCACCTTCCCGAAGGATGACCCCGAAAACTGTCTCTATGCCCCCGACGTCGTGGAGTTTGCCCGCGAGATGGGTTATTTTAAGGGTACGGACGAGGAGTTCAGCTTCGCCGATGCCTACTGCCCGGCCGACTTCGGCACCGTCCGCGGTTGTGATGCCCGCGTGTGGGCCTTCTTCCGCACCGTGGCCGACGGCATGGACGCCTACGAGGACTACGCCATGGGCTACAACCTCCAGAACCGGATGCCGCTGTGGGTGAAACCCCGCACGAAGATCTCCCCGAAGGTCCTGTTCGACTGTATGCGCGACCACTATGAGGGTACGCCGATGGACATGACCACGGACCTCGGGGCCGGAGGCCACAACTGCCCCTACCGCTGGCGCCCGATGGAGTTCGAGGTCGACGGCGAGACCTATCTCAACGAGCGCGCCACGGCCACGCAGCAGACCGGATTCTGGTTCGTGGGACAGGCCCGCGCCGATCGTCCCGCCGACATGGGAATCCTCTGGTTCGGGGTCGACGACGCCGCAACGTCGTGCCTGACGCCGATCTTCTGCTCGGCGCAGGAGGTCCCCGAGTGCTTCCGCGAAGGAAACGGCTCGATGCTCGAATACTCGCCCACGTCGGCCTTCTGGCTCTTCAACCGCACGACCAACTTCGCCTACATGCGTTACGACATGATCGCGGCCGACATCCGCAAGGTCACCGACCAGTGGGAGAACGCCCGCCTGGCCGAGATGGAGACGATCATGGCCCGCACCGGAAGGATGTCGCCCGCGGCGCGGCGCAACTACCTTACCGACCTGAGCGTCTCGACGGCCCAGGAGCTCTTTGACCGCTGGCAGCGGCTCAACGGCTACCTGCTCATCAAGTACATCGACGGCAACGTCAAGAGCGAGCACGGCGACGTGCTGTCGTTCCTCGACGGCGACGGCTCGGCCGCGCACTTCGTCGACAACGGGAACGGCAGGCAGATCCCCGACAAGATCCAGTTCCCGGGCTACAACGAAAAGTGGAAACGGGCCGTGGCCGCCGACAACGGCGAGGTGCTGAAAGTGCGCAAATAA
- a CDS encoding thiamine pyrophosphate-dependent enzyme, with protein MAEVEIKQENLVYAKPKLITDNVMHYCPGCSHGTVHKLIAEVIEEMGLEDRTVGISPVGCSVFAYNYIDIDWIEAAHGRALAIASAVKRLWPGNMVFTYQGDGDLSAIGTAESIHAAARGENVVAIYINNAIYGMTGGQMAPTTLLGMKTSTTPYGRDPRLNGYPYKIAEMMAHLDGATYITRQSVHTAANVRKCKRAIRKAFENAMAGNGFSLVEVVSTCNSGWKLSPVASNRWLEENMLPYYPLGDIKDVKKE; from the coding sequence ATGGCAGAGGTTGAAATCAAACAGGAGAATCTGGTTTACGCGAAACCGAAACTCATCACCGATAACGTCATGCACTACTGCCCGGGTTGCAGCCACGGTACGGTGCACAAACTCATCGCCGAGGTCATCGAGGAGATGGGACTCGAAGACCGCACCGTGGGCATTTCGCCCGTAGGCTGCTCGGTCTTCGCCTACAACTACATCGACATCGACTGGATCGAGGCGGCGCACGGACGCGCCCTGGCCATCGCTTCGGCGGTGAAACGCCTCTGGCCGGGGAACATGGTCTTCACGTACCAGGGCGACGGCGACCTGTCGGCCATCGGTACGGCGGAGTCGATCCATGCGGCGGCGCGCGGCGAGAACGTCGTGGCGATCTACATCAACAACGCGATCTACGGCATGACGGGCGGCCAGATGGCCCCGACGACGCTGCTCGGGATGAAGACCTCGACGACGCCCTACGGCCGCGACCCGCGGCTGAACGGCTATCCGTACAAGATTGCCGAGATGATGGCGCATCTGGACGGTGCGACCTACATCACGCGGCAGAGCGTCCACACGGCGGCGAACGTGCGCAAATGCAAGCGTGCGATCCGCAAGGCGTTCGAGAACGCGATGGCCGGGAACGGCTTCTCGCTGGTGGAGGTCGTGTCGACCTGCAACAGCGGCTGGAAGCTCTCGCCCGTGGCGTCGAACCGCTGGCTGGAGGAGAACATGCTGCCCTACTATCCGCTGGGCGATATCAAGGACGTAAAAAAGGAGTAA
- a CDS encoding 3-methyl-2-oxobutanoate dehydrogenase subunit VorB yields MAEKEVKLMKGNEVIAHAAIRYGCDGYFGYPITPQSEVMETLMELKPWETTGMVVLQAESEVSSINMVYGAAATGKRVMTSSSSPGISLMAEGLSYLAGAELPCLVVNCQRGGPGLGTIQPSQGDYFQAVKGGGHGDYHLIVLAPNSVQEMHDHVALAFDLAFKYRNPAMILADGAIGQMMEKVVLAPQRPRKSDEEIKAECRTWATFGKTADRERNIVTSLELQSEKMEVINLRLQEKYKAMEEHEVRYEAVECDDAEYVIVAFGSSARICSATVEMARAEGLKVGLLRPITLYPFPTKQIAELAARGVKGFLSAELNAGQMVEDVRLAVNGKAPVEHYGRQGGMLFNPDEVLDALKEKLIKK; encoded by the coding sequence ATGGCAGAGAAGGAAGTAAAACTGATGAAAGGCAACGAGGTGATCGCCCATGCGGCGATTCGCTACGGTTGCGACGGATATTTCGGCTACCCCATCACCCCGCAGTCGGAGGTCATGGAGACCCTCATGGAACTCAAACCCTGGGAGACGACCGGCATGGTGGTCCTGCAGGCCGAATCGGAAGTTTCGTCGATCAACATGGTCTACGGCGCCGCCGCAACCGGCAAGCGGGTCATGACCTCGTCGTCGAGCCCCGGCATCTCGCTCATGGCCGAGGGCCTGAGCTACCTGGCCGGTGCGGAGCTCCCCTGCCTGGTGGTCAACTGCCAGCGCGGCGGCCCGGGTCTGGGCACGATCCAGCCCTCGCAGGGCGACTATTTCCAGGCCGTGAAGGGCGGCGGACACGGTGACTACCACCTGATCGTCCTGGCGCCGAACTCCGTGCAGGAGATGCACGACCACGTGGCCCTGGCCTTCGACCTGGCCTTCAAGTACCGCAATCCGGCGATGATCCTCGCCGACGGTGCCATCGGTCAGATGATGGAGAAGGTCGTCCTGGCCCCGCAGCGCCCGCGCAAGAGCGACGAGGAGATCAAGGCCGAATGCCGCACGTGGGCGACCTTCGGGAAAACCGCCGACCGTGAGCGCAATATCGTCACGTCGCTGGAGCTGCAGTCCGAGAAGATGGAGGTCATCAACCTGCGCCTGCAGGAGAAGTATAAGGCGATGGAGGAGCACGAGGTGCGTTACGAGGCCGTCGAGTGCGACGATGCGGAGTATGTGATCGTGGCCTTCGGGTCGTCGGCGCGGATCTGCTCGGCAACGGTCGAGATGGCGCGTGCCGAAGGGCTGAAGGTGGGCCTGCTGCGGCCGATCACGCTCTACCCGTTCCCCACGAAGCAGATCGCCGAGCTGGCGGCCCGCGGCGTGAAGGGCTTCCTTTCGGCGGAGCTGAATGCCGGGCAGATGGTCGAGGATGTGCGCCTGGCCGTCAACGGCAAGGCCCCCGTGGAGCATTACGGACGTCAGGGCGGCATGTTGTTCAATCCCGACGAGGTGCTCGACGCCCTGAAGGAAAAACTGATTAAAAAGTAG
- a CDS encoding 2-oxoacid:acceptor oxidoreductase family protein: MKETLIIAGFGGQGVLSMGKILAYSGVMQDFEVTWMPSYGPEMRGGTANVTVILSDRKISSPIAHEFDTAIILNQQSMEKFEPMVKPGGVLIYDTNGITRHPVRTDISVYAIDATAECAKLGQAKMFNTMILGGYLKVCPVVEMENVMVGLKKSLPERAWKMLPQNEEAIRHGGEIIHKIR, translated from the coding sequence ATGAAAGAGACATTGATCATAGCAGGATTCGGAGGACAGGGCGTCCTCTCGATGGGCAAGATTCTGGCCTATTCGGGCGTGATGCAGGACTTCGAGGTGACGTGGATGCCCTCCTACGGTCCGGAGATGCGCGGCGGCACGGCGAACGTGACGGTGATCCTTTCGGATCGGAAGATTTCGTCGCCCATTGCGCACGAGTTCGACACGGCAATCATCCTGAACCAGCAGTCGATGGAGAAGTTCGAGCCGATGGTCAAGCCGGGCGGCGTGCTGATCTACGACACGAACGGCATTACGCGCCATCCGGTCCGCACGGACATTTCGGTCTATGCGATCGACGCGACGGCGGAGTGTGCGAAGCTGGGCCAGGCGAAGATGTTCAACACGATGATCCTGGGCGGTTACCTGAAGGTCTGCCCGGTGGTTGAGATGGAGAACGTGATGGTCGGGTTGAAGAAGTCGCTACCGGAGCGGGCATGGAAGATGCTTCCGCAGAACGAGGAGGCAATCCGCCACGGCGGCGAGATCATTCACAAGATCCGGTAA
- a CDS encoding 4Fe-4S dicluster domain-containing protein: MAKIKGTIVVDRERCKGCGVCVSVCPCEVLALSAEVNGKGYPVAWMANPDACTGCASCAVICPDSVITVYRQKFE, translated from the coding sequence ATGGCTAAGATCAAAGGAACAATCGTCGTTGACAGAGAGCGTTGCAAAGGGTGCGGCGTCTGCGTTTCGGTATGCCCGTGCGAGGTGCTCGCCCTGTCGGCGGAGGTGAACGGCAAAGGTTATCCGGTGGCCTGGATGGCGAATCCCGACGCCTGCACGGGATGCGCTTCGTGTGCGGTGATTTGTCCCGACAGCGTCATCACGGTTTATCGTCAAAAATTCGAATAA
- a CDS encoding WD40-like domain containing protein, producing the protein MRRICAVLFICLFASGCGLKVERPKEILVTDIMMPADGEFEPGDRVTVTASGFESGDEIRFEIAWTGGSEEFAPEGCAKGVRGIVTERTAGSITFLAPGHYPPSTVGVQLFRGGIFQTLGTIRVSDGVQHEPFLYTLTPTAAGGTSVARGPMYASTDMREEVLTTGLTLDYAVGSIGTGTACGMADGRLVDLDLVTRHTQESGDGALLAGSISASAVAALYGRDDRLYLSGGTSQPYSWQLPEGVTADRIVRQPFAYAFQALLLTVRNDDGTFSPLVLPLSGGFGALLGPAVASEYLLPYWIMQPSADDPARLERVGGYAALHGNMTWFQPLDPATLELKPKLEQTDLLVAGRVLSMTQCVVAGEDSSGEESSGTTVPEVRIGVMTEFEGQREAWIYNPATHSGTGVLNDADLSAVTGIFLAQ; encoded by the coding sequence ATGCGTAGGATTTGTGCGGTGCTGTTTATCTGTCTCTTCGCGTCGGGGTGCGGTCTCAAGGTGGAACGCCCGAAGGAGATCCTGGTGACCGACATCATGATGCCTGCCGACGGGGAGTTTGAGCCGGGCGATCGTGTGACCGTCACGGCCTCGGGGTTCGAATCGGGGGACGAAATCCGGTTCGAAATTGCCTGGACCGGCGGTTCGGAGGAGTTTGCCCCGGAGGGCTGTGCCAAGGGGGTCCGGGGCATCGTAACGGAGCGCACGGCCGGGTCGATCACCTTCCTGGCCCCGGGCCACTATCCTCCCTCGACGGTCGGGGTACAGCTCTTCCGCGGGGGAATCTTCCAGACGCTCGGCACGATCCGCGTGAGCGACGGCGTGCAGCACGAACCCTTTCTCTATACGCTTACGCCGACTGCTGCGGGCGGAACCTCCGTGGCCCGTGGCCCGATGTACGCCTCGACCGATATGCGCGAGGAGGTGCTGACCACCGGCCTGACGCTGGATTATGCCGTGGGGAGCATCGGCACCGGCACGGCCTGCGGCATGGCGGACGGACGGCTCGTCGACCTCGACCTCGTGACCCGTCATACGCAGGAATCGGGCGACGGAGCCTTGCTTGCGGGATCGATCTCCGCCTCGGCGGTGGCGGCTCTCTACGGCCGCGACGACCGGCTCTACCTCTCCGGCGGCACGTCGCAGCCCTATTCGTGGCAGCTGCCCGAAGGCGTCACCGCGGACCGCATCGTCCGCCAGCCCTTCGCCTATGCTTTCCAGGCGCTTCTGCTCACGGTGCGCAACGACGACGGCACCTTTTCGCCGCTGGTGCTTCCGCTGTCCGGAGGCTTCGGGGCGCTGCTCGGTCCGGCCGTTGCGTCGGAATACCTGCTCCCTTACTGGATCATGCAACCGTCGGCCGACGATCCCGCACGGCTGGAGCGCGTGGGCGGCTATGCCGCACTGCACGGGAACATGACCTGGTTCCAACCCCTCGACCCTGCCACACTGGAGTTGAAACCCAAATTGGAACAAACCGACCTCTTGGTTGCCGGCCGGGTGCTGTCGATGACCCAGTGTGTCGTGGCGGGGGAAGATTCGTCCGGGGAGGAGTCGTCCGGGACGACAGTGCCCGAGGTCCGGATCGGCGTGATGACCGAGTTCGAAGGCCAGCGCGAAGCCTGGATCTATAACCCCGCAACGCACTCCGGGACGGGGGTCCTGAACGATGCCGACCTCTCCGCCGTGACGGGCATTTTCCTGGCGCAGTAA
- the lpdA gene encoding dihydrolipoyl dehydrogenase has product MKYDMLIVGSGPGGYVAAIRAAQLGRKVALVERAEAGGVCLNWGCIPTKALLKSAQVYGWCSHAGQYGLELSGEIRPNLEKIVARSRAVAETMSRGVQFLLKKNNIDLIAGTGRLTAPGRVDVDGTEYEADHIILATGARPREMAFIPVDGEHVITSRQALTLTRLPETMIVVGSGAIGSEFAWFYAALGVKVTVIEYLPRMMPLEDEEVSKAMERAFRKLRATVLVGTAVKQVRVTDEGRCEVEIEGRKGPETLTADVVLSAVGIQSNIEGIGLEELGVAVERGKVCVDEFYRTNVPGIYAIGDIVPGPALAHVASAEGICCVEAICGLSPEPVDYAAIPSCVFTQPEVASVGMTEQQAAEQGIAVKIGRFPFTASGKATAAGDRDGFVKLIFDGQERLLGAHMVGASVTEMLAEPTLARKLGATAHEIARTIHAHPTMNEGVMEAAEAALGAAIHL; this is encoded by the coding sequence ATGAAATACGACATGCTGATCGTCGGCAGCGGCCCCGGCGGATATGTGGCCGCCATCCGGGCCGCGCAACTGGGCCGCAAGGTGGCTCTCGTGGAGCGGGCCGAGGCGGGCGGCGTCTGCCTCAACTGGGGCTGCATCCCCACCAAGGCACTCCTGAAAAGCGCCCAGGTCTACGGCTGGTGCAGCCATGCCGGGCAGTACGGACTCGAACTCTCCGGAGAAATCCGGCCGAATCTCGAAAAGATCGTCGCACGGTCGCGGGCCGTGGCCGAGACCATGTCGCGCGGCGTGCAGTTCCTGCTGAAGAAGAACAACATCGACCTCATTGCCGGAACGGGCCGCCTCACGGCCCCGGGGCGTGTCGATGTCGACGGTACGGAGTACGAGGCCGACCACATTATCCTTGCCACCGGGGCGCGTCCGCGCGAAATGGCGTTCATTCCGGTCGACGGCGAGCATGTGATCACCTCGCGCCAGGCCCTTACGCTTACGCGGCTGCCCGAGACGATGATCGTCGTCGGCTCCGGGGCCATCGGCAGCGAGTTCGCGTGGTTCTACGCCGCACTGGGGGTCAAGGTCACCGTTATCGAGTACCTCCCGCGCATGATGCCCCTCGAAGACGAAGAGGTCTCGAAGGCCATGGAGCGCGCTTTCCGCAAGCTGCGCGCCACGGTGCTCGTCGGGACGGCCGTCAAGCAGGTGCGCGTCACGGACGAGGGGCGCTGCGAGGTGGAGATCGAAGGCAGGAAGGGCCCGGAGACCCTTACGGCCGATGTCGTGCTCTCGGCCGTGGGCATTCAGTCCAACATCGAGGGGATCGGTCTCGAAGAGCTGGGCGTAGCCGTCGAGCGCGGCAAGGTCTGTGTCGACGAATTCTACCGCACCAATGTTCCGGGTATCTACGCCATCGGCGACATCGTGCCCGGCCCGGCGCTGGCCCATGTGGCCTCGGCCGAGGGGATCTGCTGCGTGGAGGCGATCTGCGGGCTCTCGCCCGAACCGGTCGACTACGCGGCCATTCCGTCGTGCGTCTTCACGCAGCCCGAGGTGGCGTCGGTCGGCATGACCGAACAGCAGGCCGCCGAGCAGGGTATTGCCGTGAAGATCGGCCGCTTCCCCTTCACGGCCTCGGGCAAGGCCACGGCTGCCGGCGACCGCGACGGCTTCGTGAAGCTGATTTTCGACGGGCAGGAGCGTCTGTTGGGCGCCCACATGGTGGGGGCATCGGTGACGGAGATGCTGGCCGAGCCGACGCTGGCCCGCAAGCTGGGAGCCACGGCTCATGAGATCGCCCGCACGATCCATGCCCACCCGACGATGAACGAAGGGGTGATGGAGGCCGCCGAAGCGGCCCTCGGCGCCGCGATCCATCTTTGA
- a CDS encoding DUF6140 family protein — translation MATWNIKTAVDILLKNGQKISKGTSVKVIGDHTNPMFSKGGREAVQNAFKSQYGVDVPSYKINRGNMK, via the coding sequence ATGGCAACCTGGAATATTAAAACAGCAGTCGACATTCTTTTAAAGAATGGCCAAAAGATCTCAAAAGGAACAAGTGTCAAAGTCATTGGAGATCATACCAATCCTATGTTTTCTAAGGGTGGAAGAGAAGCAGTCCAAAATGCTTTTAAAAGCCAATACGGGGTCGATGTTCCATCATACAAGATTAATCGAGGAAACATGAAATAA